The Geobacillus genomosp. 3 genome segment GATAAGACGTAGCCCTTCCCCCCCGTTTCCGGCAATGCCGACAACGGTGAAATCGTTCACTTGTTCGATCATTTGCCGATTTACTTCTTGAACCATCGGATCATCTTCAATGAGCAACACGCGGTACATAGACTTTTCCTCCTTTGTTTTATGAGGGGCATGTCGAATGCGGACACCACTGTATAGATCAATCGGTTACATATCAAATGTAATCGTAAATACGGTTCCTTTTCTTTCCTCGGATTGAACATCGATGTGCCCGTTTCCTTTTTCCACAATTTTCTTCACCAAATATAGGCCGATGCCGCGCCCGCTCTTTCCTTTTGTTGAAAAACCCTCATCAAAAATGTGATCGATATGCTTACGGGCGATGCCTTGGCCGTTGTCCTCGACTGAGAGAGAACAAATGTCTTCATTTTGTTCAATGCTGACGTAAATTTCTTTTTCCCGGTCGGTTATCCCTTGGAACGCATCGAAGGCGTTTTCAATCAAGTTGCCAAGAAGAACGACGAAATCATGGTGGTCAAGGCGCGGTGGGAGGCGATGCAGCCGGCTGTGCCGGTCGATTGTCACGCGAATGCCGAGCTCTTTGCCGCGGCGGATTTTGCTTAACAATAGTCCGGAAATGCTTTCATCTTTGATGTGGCGGCTTAAAAACTGTGTGAGCTCCGCTTGCTCTTCTGTAACTTGGAACACGTACTCAAGCGCCTTCTCAATATGGCCAAGCTGGATGAGTCCGGCAATTGTATGGAGCTTATTCATGTATTCGTGGTTTTGCACGCGCAAGGCGTGGACAAACGCTTTTACCCCCGTCAGTTCTTCGGCCAATCGTTTGACTTCCGTCCGGTCTTGGAAAATGGCAATGGCGCCGACCGTCTTTCCGTCGATCTTAATCGGGATACGGTTGCTCCAAATCGTTAAATTGCCAAGCTGCAGCTCTTTGTTATAAATCGGTTTGTTCACTTCAAGTATTTCAGGAAGGTACGTATCCGGGATAACAGAACGGATCGGCCGCCCTACCAGATCCCCTTCAATGCCAAGCATTTGCTTCGCCCGGTCGTTAAAAATGGTGATGTTTTCATCGCTGTCAATGGCGATGACGCCTTCGTGCATGGCGTTAAACGCCTCTGTTCGCTCAACGAGCAGTTTGGCGATTTCATGCGGTTCAAGTTCAAACATTTGTCGCTTAATATGAGAGGCGAGCAGCCAAGCTCCGCTTCCGCCGGCGAGCAGCGATAGAACGACCGCCATGGCGATTTCCTCTTTTAACGTGTTAATCGCCTCCCAAAACGTTGGCAATCGATAAGCGGCGATCGTGACACCAATTTGCTCATGATCGGGATTCATGATCGGCACGAAGGCACGAACTACTGTTCCGATTTCCCCGTGCGCTTTTGATGTGTATGTATGCTCGGCAAATGCCGGCCCTTCATCAGCGCCCCGGGAAACGGTGCCAATCATCGCCGGAAGCGGGTGGGAGAGGCGGATTTTGTTCATATCGAGCACAACAATATAATCAGCGTTATGGATGACGCGCACCCGTTCAACAATCGGGTTCACGAGTGCTCGGCTTGGCATTGGCCCGGTAATGTGCTGTCTGACTTCCGGCAGTTCGGATACGGTGCGTGCCGTCAATAAGGCGCGCTGGCTTAATTCTTCTTCCTTTGTATGGAAAAAATCGCTAATAATAAACACGCCGCTCAGCAGCATTGAAAAGCTGACGATAACAAAAATTAAAATTGTGATTTTCCAACGGATCGGTA includes the following:
- a CDS encoding ATP-binding protein, translated to MNRLPIRWKITILIFVIVSFSMLLSGVFIISDFFHTKEEELSQRALLTARTVSELPEVRQHITGPMPSRALVNPIVERVRVIHNADYIVVLDMNKIRLSHPLPAMIGTVSRGADEGPAFAEHTYTSKAHGEIGTVVRAFVPIMNPDHEQIGVTIAAYRLPTFWEAINTLKEEIAMAVVLSLLAGGSGAWLLASHIKRQMFELEPHEIAKLLVERTEAFNAMHEGVIAIDSDENITIFNDRAKQMLGIEGDLVGRPIRSVIPDTYLPEILEVNKPIYNKELQLGNLTIWSNRIPIKIDGKTVGAIAIFQDRTEVKRLAEELTGVKAFVHALRVQNHEYMNKLHTIAGLIQLGHIEKALEYVFQVTEEQAELTQFLSRHIKDESISGLLLSKIRRGKELGIRVTIDRHSRLHRLPPRLDHHDFVVLLGNLIENAFDAFQGITDREKEIYVSIEQNEDICSLSVEDNGQGIARKHIDHIFDEGFSTKGKSGRGIGLYLVKKIVEKGNGHIDVQSEERKGTVFTITFDM